The Astyanax mexicanus isolate ESR-SI-001 chromosome 20, AstMex3_surface, whole genome shotgun sequence genome contains a region encoding:
- the si:dkey-183j2.10 gene encoding probable glutamate receptor isoform X1 yields the protein MVFFNSMWTVLAFITFATVLLLSNSCSAAKSELTVTTIKQDPYTMLKGSQLEGYCMDLLSELAKKLGFKYKVHLVKDGSYGRLDESGNWNGMIGEVVRGEADLAVAPLTLTAAREKAVGMTKPYMQTGISILMRRDITSEDSSMFDFLSPFSGETWFGILVAYILTAVCICVVARVSPCEWSQPESEQNPFTLLHSLWYIAGALSLQGAGPHPRSPSGRVVSCTWWLFAVVLLACYFSNLSSNQSSDSSHLMIKGFEDLANQDIIEYGTLAGSSTLAFFKNSNNPSYRRIYEHMERRKSFVSSMDEGVQKARDGNFAFIGESVSLDLAVARYCELVRAHEVIGMRGYSIVTPLNFPMLKNLSVAILQLSEAGELAYLRSKWWASSCMAQSAKGSSLRAQSMKGIFLVLAVGLGLGVLLALLELTSKSRSRAQEQKKSCCSVLTQELSQRLRTNSPKREPETSEKNKA from the exons ATG GTGTTTTTCAACAGCATGTGGACCGTGCTAGCTTTCATCACATTCGCTACAGTCCTGCTGCTATCAAACTCTTGCTCTGCAG caAAGTCAGAGCTGACAGTAACTACAATAAAG CAAGACCCGTACACCATGCTGAAGGGCTCTCAGCTGGAGGGATACTGTATGGACCTGCTGTCTGAATTAGCCAAGAAACTGGGCTTCAAGTATAAAGTTCATCTGGTGAAAGACGGGTCGTACGGCCGGCTGGACGAGAGTGGAAACTGGAATGGGATGATTGGAGAGGTGGTGAGGGGG GAGGCGGATCTTGCCGTAGCTCCTCTAACGCTGACCGCAGCTCGAGAGAAGGCAGTAGGAATGACCAAACCCTACATGCAGACGGGTATCAGCATCCTCATGCGGCGGGACATCACCTCAGAGGATTCCAGCATGTTCGACTTCCTCAGTCCGTTTTCTGGAGAGACCTGGTTCGGGATCCTCGTCGCATACATCCTGACCGCAGTCTGCATCTGCGTCGTAGCCAG AGTGAGCCCTTGTGAATGGAGTCAGCCTGAGAGCGAGCAGAACCCCTTCACCCTCCTGCACAGTCTGTGGTATATCGCCGGAGCTCTCAGCCTGCAAG GTGCAGGTCCTCACCCCAGGTCTCCATCCGGCCGTGTGGTCAGCTGTACTTGGTGGCTCTTTGCCGTGGTGCTGCTGGCCTGCTATTTCTCCAACCTGAGCTCCAACCAAAGCTCAGACTCTTCACACCTCATGATAAAGGGCTTTGAGGATCTGGCCAATCAGGACATAATCGAATATGGAACACTGGCTGGATCTTCAACACTGGCTTTCTTTAAG AATTCAAATAATCCTTCCTACCGCCGCATCTATGAGCACATGGAGAGACGGAAGAGTTTTGTATCATCAATGGATGAAGGTGTTCAGAAGGCACGGGATGGAAACTTTGCTTTTATTGGGGAGTCAGTATCGCTGGACCTCGCTGTGGCTCGTTACTGTGAGCTGGTTCGAGCCCATGAGGTTATTGGAATGAGAGGCTACAGCATCGTGACTCCTCTGA ACTTCCCCATGCTGAAGAACCTGAGCGTAGCCATCCTGCAGCTGAGTGAGGCAGGTGAGCTGGCCTATCTGCGCAGTAAATGGTGGGCCAGCAGCTGCATGGCTCAAAGTGCTAAAGGTTCATCACTAAGGGCCCAAAGCATGAAGGGAATTTTCCTGGTGCTCGCTGTGGGTCTGGGGCTCGGGGTGCTGCTGGCTCTGCTGGAGCTCACCTCCAAATCCCGGAGCAGAGCCCAGGAGCAAAAG AAGTCCTGCTGCTCTGTTCTGACCCAGGAGCTCAGTCAGCGTCTGAGAACAAACAGCCCAAAGCGAGAGCCGGAAACCTCAGAGAAAAACAAGGCCTGA
- the si:dkey-183j2.10 gene encoding probable glutamate receptor isoform X2, giving the protein MLKGSQLEGYCMDLLSELAKKLGFKYKVHLVKDGSYGRLDESGNWNGMIGEVVRGEADLAVAPLTLTAAREKAVGMTKPYMQTGISILMRRDITSEDSSMFDFLSPFSGETWFGILVAYILTAVCICVVARVSPCEWSQPESEQNPFTLLHSLWYIAGALSLQGAGPHPRSPSGRVVSCTWWLFAVVLLACYFSNLSSNQSSDSSHLMIKGFEDLANQDIIEYGTLAGSSTLAFFKNSNNPSYRRIYEHMERRKSFVSSMDEGVQKARDGNFAFIGESVSLDLAVARYCELVRAHEVIGMRGYSIVTPLNFPMLKNLSVAILQLSEAGELAYLRSKWWASSCMAQSAKGSSLRAQSMKGIFLVLAVGLGLGVLLALLELTSKSRSRAQEQKKSCCSVLTQELSQRLRTNSPKREPETSEKNKA; this is encoded by the exons ATGCTGAAGGGCTCTCAGCTGGAGGGATACTGTATGGACCTGCTGTCTGAATTAGCCAAGAAACTGGGCTTCAAGTATAAAGTTCATCTGGTGAAAGACGGGTCGTACGGCCGGCTGGACGAGAGTGGAAACTGGAATGGGATGATTGGAGAGGTGGTGAGGGGG GAGGCGGATCTTGCCGTAGCTCCTCTAACGCTGACCGCAGCTCGAGAGAAGGCAGTAGGAATGACCAAACCCTACATGCAGACGGGTATCAGCATCCTCATGCGGCGGGACATCACCTCAGAGGATTCCAGCATGTTCGACTTCCTCAGTCCGTTTTCTGGAGAGACCTGGTTCGGGATCCTCGTCGCATACATCCTGACCGCAGTCTGCATCTGCGTCGTAGCCAG AGTGAGCCCTTGTGAATGGAGTCAGCCTGAGAGCGAGCAGAACCCCTTCACCCTCCTGCACAGTCTGTGGTATATCGCCGGAGCTCTCAGCCTGCAAG GTGCAGGTCCTCACCCCAGGTCTCCATCCGGCCGTGTGGTCAGCTGTACTTGGTGGCTCTTTGCCGTGGTGCTGCTGGCCTGCTATTTCTCCAACCTGAGCTCCAACCAAAGCTCAGACTCTTCACACCTCATGATAAAGGGCTTTGAGGATCTGGCCAATCAGGACATAATCGAATATGGAACACTGGCTGGATCTTCAACACTGGCTTTCTTTAAG AATTCAAATAATCCTTCCTACCGCCGCATCTATGAGCACATGGAGAGACGGAAGAGTTTTGTATCATCAATGGATGAAGGTGTTCAGAAGGCACGGGATGGAAACTTTGCTTTTATTGGGGAGTCAGTATCGCTGGACCTCGCTGTGGCTCGTTACTGTGAGCTGGTTCGAGCCCATGAGGTTATTGGAATGAGAGGCTACAGCATCGTGACTCCTCTGA ACTTCCCCATGCTGAAGAACCTGAGCGTAGCCATCCTGCAGCTGAGTGAGGCAGGTGAGCTGGCCTATCTGCGCAGTAAATGGTGGGCCAGCAGCTGCATGGCTCAAAGTGCTAAAGGTTCATCACTAAGGGCCCAAAGCATGAAGGGAATTTTCCTGGTGCTCGCTGTGGGTCTGGGGCTCGGGGTGCTGCTGGCTCTGCTGGAGCTCACCTCCAAATCCCGGAGCAGAGCCCAGGAGCAAAAG AAGTCCTGCTGCTCTGTTCTGACCCAGGAGCTCAGTCAGCGTCTGAGAACAAACAGCCCAAAGCGAGAGCCGGAAACCTCAGAGAAAAACAAGGCCTGA